The following DNA comes from Myxococcales bacterium.
GCCGTGGGATTTCCCTCTCTGGCAAGCGCCGCGTACGACCAGGGCCGCTTCGCCGCCACACACCTCGTCAAGGGCACGTGCGACCAGCGCCTGGTGGAACATATCCCGGCGGGGATCTACACGATTCCGGAGATCAGCTGCGTGGGGCAAACCGAGCGGGAGCTCACGGAGAAAAAGATCCCCTACGAGATGGGCCAGGCCAAGTTCCGCGATTTGGCCCGGGCGCAAATCTCGGGCGTGACGGTGGGTATGCTGAAGCTTCTCTTTCACCGCGATACGAAGGAGATCCTCGGCATCCACTGCTTCGGTCAGGAATCTGCCGAGATCGTGCACATCGGCCAGGCGATCATGACCCAGAAGGGCACCGCCAACACGCTCGAGTACTTCATCGACACCACGTTCAACTACCCCACGATGGCCGAGGCCTATCGGGTGGCAGCGCTCAACGGGCTCAACCGCTTGTTCTGAACGGGGTGGCGCCCACGCGCATGTCTCCACGCCCAGGAGCGCTACCCGCGGCTCTCGAGATCCGCACGCAGCGCTTCGTTGTCCCAGCCGGCCGCTGCGTGCAGCACGGTGGTGTCTTCGCCACGCAGCAAGCGTTCGGATTCGGCCAGCGCCTCACGGGCCGCTGCGAAGTAGAGTTTTTCGTCCTTGCCCCAGAGCGCAACGAGCTTTTCGATGGCGCCTTCATCTTGCTGGCGGAAAGCGCGGGCAAGGCGCTTGGCTTGATGCGCGCGAAAGCCCAGCGCCTTCAACGCAGCCTCGCCCGCGTCCACGGCGCTGGCGAAGGTTTCACGCACCACGGTGGTCACCCCCGCTTGTCTCATTCCGTAAAACTGCGTCCGTCCCCGGGCCCGTGCCACGAGGGGCAGGTTGGGGAAGTTGTGCCTCACCGTGTGGATGATCTCCATGGCCTTGTCGTGGTCGTCGACAGCCACCACGAAGAGGCGCGCGCGGGCACACCCTGCCGCGTGCAAGAGATCCAGGCGCGACGCATCACCGTAGTAAACCTCCAGCCCTACCCGGCGAAGCACGTCCACCATGGCAGGATCTTCGTCGAGCACGGTCGTGCTGAAGCCACTGGCCCGCAACATGCGCCCCGTGATCTGGCCGAAGCGGCCGAAGCCCGCGATGATCACAGCCCCGTCGTGACCCTCGATCGCATCGTGAGGGCGTTTGGTCACGGGCACCGCGAGCCTGGGAATGACCACCCGCTCGAAGAGCATGAGCAAAAGGGGCGTGATCAGCATCGACAGCGCCACCACGGCCACGACCGGGCCGGCCACCTCACCCGTAAACACGCCGCTTTGCAGAGCAAACGAAACCAATACGAACGCAAACTCGCCACCCTGAGCCAGGGCGAAGGCCAGCAGGAACGCGCTCCTGCGATCCAGGCCGAACAGCACCGCCAGGGCGAGCAACACGAGCATCTTCACCACCACGAGGACCACGACCATGCCCGCGATCGTGACGGGCATGCTGGCGATCAGCGGGAAATCGATGCTCGCGCCCACGGCGATGAAGAACACGCCCAACAAGAGCCCCTTGAAGGGCTCGATGTCGGACTCGAGCTGGTGCCGGTACTCGCTTTCCGCCAGCACCACACCGGCCACGAAGGTCCCGAGCGCGGGCGACAACCCCACCGCCTGCATCAGCAAGGCGATGCCGATGACCAGGGTCAACGCCGCGGCGGTGAAGATCTCGCGCAGCCGCGTCTCCGCGAGGAAACGAAACACCGGCCGCATCAGGAAGCGCCCCGCGACGACGATGCCCACCACGGCACCCAGCACCACCAGCGCCTTTTGCCACCCCGGAGGCGAAGCGCCCCGCGCGGCAGCATCCACGACAGGGCCTGGCACCGCCGCCGCGAGCAGCGGAAACGCCGCCAGCATGGGGATCACGGCGATGTCCTGGAAGAGCAGCACCGAAAACGCACCCTGCCCCCCTTCAGACTTGAGGAGGCCCTTTTCGCCCAAGCTCTGCAGCACGATGGCTGTCGATGAAAGCGAAAGCGTCAGGCCCACGGCCAGGGCCATGCGGAACGTCAGCCCCGCCGCCATCGCCACACCCGCCAGCGCGGCGCCGGTGGCCAGCACCTGCAGCCCGCCGAG
Coding sequences within:
- a CDS encoding monovalent cation:proton antiporter-2 (CPA2) family protein → MHGNVLAQAFVYLLAAVISVPIARRLGLGSVLGYLLAGVGLGPAVMGLVGQEGQDVMHFAEFGVVMMLFLVGLELRPSLLWRLRKPILGLGGLQVLATGAALAGVAMAAGLTFRMALAVGLTLSLSSTAIVLQSLGEKGLLKSEGGQGAFSVLLFQDIAVIPMLAAFPLLAAAVPGPVVDAAARGASPPGWQKALVVLGAVVGIVVAGRFLMRPVFRFLAETRLREIFTAAALTLVIGIALLMQAVGLSPALGTFVAGVVLAESEYRHQLESDIEPFKGLLLGVFFIAVGASIDFPLIASMPVTIAGMVVVLVVVKMLVLLALAVLFGLDRRSAFLLAFALAQGGEFAFVLVSFALQSGVFTGEVAGPVVAVVALSMLITPLLLMLFERVVIPRLAVPVTKRPHDAIEGHDGAVIIAGFGRFGQITGRMLRASGFSTTVLDEDPAMVDVLRRVGLEVYYGDASRLDLLHAAGCARARLFVVAVDDHDKAMEIIHTVRHNFPNLPLVARARGRTQFYGMRQAGVTTVVRETFASAVDAGEAALKALGFRAHQAKRLARAFRQQDEGAIEKLVALWGKDEKLYFAAAREALAESERLLRGEDTTVLHAAAGWDNEALRADLESRG